From the Lepus europaeus isolate LE1 chromosome 12, mLepTim1.pri, whole genome shotgun sequence genome, one window contains:
- the CDK9 gene encoding LOW QUALITY PROTEIN: cyclin-dependent kinase 9 (The sequence of the model RefSeq protein was modified relative to this genomic sequence to represent the inferred CDS: inserted 2 bases in 2 codons; deleted 3 bases in 3 codons), which produces MAKQYDSVECPFCDEVTKYEKLAKIGQGTFGEVFKAKHRQTGQKVALKKVLMENEKEGFPITALREIKILQLLKHENVVNLIEICRTKASPYNRCKGSIYLVFDFCEHDLAGLLSNVLVKFTLSEIKRVMQMLLNGLYYIHRNKILHRDMKAANVLITRDGVLKLADFGLARAFSLAKNSQPNRYTNRVVTLWYRPPELLLGEALEQAEAGQGPGACLGFLSHLPRGSESPGATGSKGLLLRSCSQGERDYGPPIDLWGAGCIMAEMWTRSPIMQGNTEQHQLALISQLCGSITPEVWPNVDKYELFEKLDLVKGQKRKVKDRLKAYVRXPYALDLIDKLLVLDPAQRIDSDDXLNHDFFWSDPMPSDLKGMLSTHLTSMFEYLAPPRRKGSQITQQATNQSRNPTTTNQTEFGARLLRPRLPL; this is translated from the exons ATGGCAAAGCAGTACGACTCGGTGGAGTGCCCGTTTTGCGATGAAGTGACCAAATATGAGAAGCTGGCTAAGATCGGCCAAGGCACCTTTGG GGAGGTGTTTAAGGCCAAGCACCGCCAG ACTGGCCAGAAGGTGGCTCTGAAGAAGGTGCTGATGGAGAACGAGAAGGAGGGG ttcCCCATCACGGCCCTGCGGGAGATCAAGATCCTGCAGCTGCTGAAGCACGAGAACGTGGTGAACCTGATCGAGATCTGCCGGACCAAAG cctctccctATAACCGCTGCAAGGGCAGCATTTACCTGGTGTTCGACTTCTGCGAGCACGACCTCGCGGGGCTGCTGAGCAACGTCCTGGTCAAGTTCACACTGTCTGAGATCAAGAGGGTGATGCAGATGCTGCTCAACGGCCTC TACTACATCCACAGGAACAAg ATCCTGCACAGGGACATGAAGGCTGCCAACGTGCTCATCACTCGGGACGGGGTCCTCAAGCTGGCCGACTTCGGGCTGGCCCgggccttcagcctggccaagaacAGCCAGCCCAACCGCTACACCAACCGCGTGGTGACGCTTTGGTACCGGCCCCCGGAGCTGTTGCTGGGTGAGGCCCTggagcaggctgaggctgggcaggggccaggcgcCTGCCTGGGCTTCTTGAGCCACCTGCCCCGGGGCTCCGAGTCTCCCGGGGCCACGGGCTCAAAGGGCCTCCTGCTGCGCTCTTGTTCCCAGGGGGAGCGGGACTACGGCCCCCCCATCGACTTGTGGGGCGCCGGGTGCATCATGGCAGAGATGTGGACCCGCAGCCCCATCATGCAGGGGAACACGGAGCAGCACCAGCTCGCACTCATCAGCCAGCTCTGCGGCTCCATCACTCCTGAG GTGTGGCCGAACGTGGACAAGTACGAGCTGTTCGAGAAGCTGGACCTGGTGAAGGGCCAGAAGCGGAAGGTCAAGGACAGGCTCAAGGCCTACGTGC GACCCTACGCGCTGGACCTCATCGACAAGCTGCTGGTGCTGGACCCCGCCCAGCGCATCGACAGCGACG GCCTCAACCACGACTTCTTCTGGTCCGACCCCATGCCGTCGGACCTCAAGGGCATGCTGTCCACCCACCTGACGTCCATGTTCGAGTACCTGGCGCCCCCGCGG CGGAAGGGCAGCCAGATCACCCAGCAGGCGACCAACCAGAGCCgcaaccccaccaccaccaaccaGACGGAGTTCGGAGCGCGTCTTCTGAGGCCGCGCCTCCCGCTGTGA
- the SH2D3C gene encoding SH2 domain-containing protein 3C, which translates to MTERCSLWSALSAAACCFYRGSFVQVQFSKEKYILDSSPEKLHKELEEELKLSSTDLRSHAWYHGRIPREVSETLVQRNGDFLIRDSLTSLGDYVLTCRWRNQALHFKINKVVVKAGQNYTHIQYLFEQESFDHVPALVRYHVGSRKAVSEQSGAIIYCPVNRTFPLRYLEASYGLSQAGGKAASPASPSGPKGSHMKRRSVTVTDGLTADKLTRGDACPASTSPAHPRDSIRNCALSMDQIPDLHSPMSPISESPSSPAYSTVTRVHAAPAAPSATALPASPVARRASEPQLCAGSTPKPPGEPDKGPHASPSHSLCKASPSPSLSGYSDTDCGHYCQLQPPVRSSREWAVLDASSRQARNHGERPKELSGHGAPERERERGEAFTVPVVEATSSFSPATFQSVLMPKDNRPLEVGLLRKVKQLLAEVDARTLARHLTKVDCLVARILGVTKEMQTLMGVRWGMELLTLPHGRQLRRDLLERFHTMSIMLAVDILGCTGSAEERAALLHKTIQLAAELRGTMGNMFSFAAVMGALDMAQIARLEQTWVTLRQRHTEGAILYEKQLKPFLRGLNEGKEGPPLSSTTFPHVLPLITLLEYDAAPAEGPQPWGSTEHGVEVVLAHLEAARTVAHHGGLYHTNAEVKLQGFQARPELLEVFSTEFQMRLLWGSQGASNSQARRYETFDKVLTALSHKLEPAVRSSEL; encoded by the exons ATGACCGAGCGCTGCAGCCTGTGGAGCGCCCTGTCGGCCGCCGCCTGCTGCTTCTACCGCGGCTCCTTCGTGCAGGTGCAG TTCTCCAAGGAGAAGTACATCCTGGACTCGTCGCCGGAGAAGCTGCACAAGGAGCTGGAGGAAGAACTCAAGCTCAGCAGCACGGACCTCCGCAGCCACGCCTGGTACCACGGCCGCATCCCCCGAGAG gtCTCGGAGACCCTGGTGCAGCGCAACGGCGACTTTCTCATCCGGGACTCGCTCACCAGCCTGGGGGACTACGTGCTCACGTGTCGCTGGCGCAACCAGGCCTTGCACTTCAAGATCAACAAGGTGGTGGTGAAGGCGGGCCAGAACTACACCCACATCCAGTACCTGTTCGAGCAGGAGAGCTTCGACCACGTGCCAGCCCTGGTGCGCTACCACGTGGGCAGCCGCAAGGCCGTGTCGGAGCAGAGCGGcgccatcatctactgccccgTCAACCGCACCTTCCCGCTGCGCTACCTCGAGGCCAGCTACGGCCTGAGCCAGGCCGGCGGCAAGGCAGCCAGCCCCGCCAGCCCCTCGGGCCCCAAAGGCAGCCACATGAAGCGGCGCAGCGTCACCGTGACTGATGGCCTCACGGCCGACAAGCTCACCCGCGGCGATGCCTGCCCCGCCAG CACGTCTCCGGCCCACCCTCGGGACTCCATTCGCAACTGCGCCCTCAGCATGGACCAGATCCCGGACCTGCACTCGCCCATGTCTCCCATCTCCGAGAGCCCCAGCTCCCCCGCCTACAGCACCG TGACCCGCGTCCACGccgcccctgcagccccctctgccacagcactgcctgccTCCCCTGTCGCCCGGCGCGCCAGTGAGCCCCAGCTGTGTGCTGGAAGCACCCCAAAGCCCCCCGGGGAGCCGGACAAGGGTCCTCACGCCAGCCCCTCGCACAGCCTCTGCAAGGCTTCGCCGTCGCCTTCGCTCAGCGGTTACAGCGACACGGACTGTGGCCACTACTGCCAGCTCCAGCCTCCGGTCCGCAGCAGCAGGGAGTGGGCGGTGCTAGACGCCTCCAGCCGGCAGGCCAGGAACCACGGGGAGAGGCCAAAGGAACTGTCGGGCCACGGGGCCCCCgagcgggagcgggagcgggGCGAGGCGTTCACTGTGCCCGTCGTGGAAGCCACCTCCTCCTTCAGCCCGGCCACCTTCCAGTCCGTGCTGATGCCCAAGGACAACCGGCCCCTGGAGGTGGGCCTCCTGCGCAAGGTGAAGCAGCTGCTGGCTGAGGTGGACGCCCGGACGCTGGCCCGGCACCTCACCAAGGTGGACTGCCTG GTTGCTAGGATACTGGGCGTTACCAAGGAGATGCAGACCCTCATGGGAGTCCGCTGGGGCATGGAGCTGCTCACCCTCCCCCACGGACGGCAGCTTCGACGGGACCTGCTGGAGAG GTTCCACACCATGTCCATCATGCTGGCCGTGGACATCCTGGGCTGCACGGGCTCCGCCGAGGAGCGGGCAGCGCTGCTGCACAAGACCATCCAGCTGGCGGCCGAGCTGCGGGGGACCATGGGCAACATGTTCAGCTTCGCCGCGGTCATGGGCGCCCTGGACATGGCCCAG ATTGCCCGGCTGGAGCAGACGTGGGTGACGCTGCGCCAGCGGCACACGGAGGGCGCCATCCTGTACGAGAAGCAGCTCAAGCCCTTCCTCCGCGGCCTTAACGAGGGCAAAG AGGGCCCGCCGCTGAGCAGCACCACCTTCCCGCACGTGCTGCCGCTCATCACCCTGCTGGAGTACgacgcggcgccggccgagggcccccagccctggggcagcacGGAGCACGGCGTGGAGGTGGTGCTGGCGCACCTGGAGGCCGCGCGCACCGTGGCGCACCACGGGGGCCTGTACCACACCAACGCCGAGGTCAAGCTGCAGG GCTTCCAGGCCCGGCCCGAGCTCCTGGAGGTGTTCAGCACCGAGTTCCAGATGCGCCTCCTGTGGGGCAGCCAgggtgccagcaacagccaggcccGGCGCTACGAGACGTTCGACAAGGTCCTCACCGCACTGTCCCACAAGCTGGAGCCCGCGGTCCGCTCCAGCGAGCTGTGA
- the TOR2A gene encoding prosalusin isoform X1, whose amino-acid sequence MAAETRGRRPWGSLLGLLGLVSAAAASWDLTSLRCNFGDFCECDFRPDLPGLECDLAQHLAGQHLARALVVKTLKAFVQDPAPSKPLVLSLHGWTGTGKSYLSSLLARYLFKGGLRSPRVHHFSPIIHFPHPSLMDRYKKDLKSWVQGNLTACGRSLFLFDEMDKLPPGLMEVLRPFLGSSWVVYGTNYRKAIFIFISNTGGEQINQVALEAWRSRREREEIGLQELEPVIARAVLDNPHHGFWRSGIVEERLLDALVPFLPLQRHHVRHCVLNELAQLGLEPRDEVVQAVLDATTFFPEDEQLFSSNGCKTVASRIAFFL is encoded by the exons ATGGCGGCTGAGACGCGCGGCCGCCGGCCCTGGGGCTCGCTCCTCGGGCTGCTCGGGCTGGTCTCGGCCGCGGCCGCCTCCTGGGACCTGACTTCGCTGCGCTGCAACTTCGGCGACTTTTGTGAATGCGACTTCCGGCCCGACTTACCGG GTCTGGAgtgtgacctggcccagcacctggcagGCCAGCACCTGGCCAGGGCGCTGGTGGTGAAGACGCTCAAGGCGTTCGTGCAGGACCCGGCGCCGAGCAAGCCGCTGGTGCTCTCCCTGCACGGCTGGACGGGCACCGGCAAGTCCtacctcagctccctgctggcgcgCTACCTCTTCAAGGGGGGCCTGCGCAGCCCCCGGGTGCACCACTTCTCCCCCATCATccacttcccccaccccagcctcatgGATCGCTACAAG AAGGACCTTAAGAGCTGGGTCCAGGGCAACCTCACTGCCTGCGgccgctctctcttcctcttcgaTGAGATGGACAAGCTGCCCCCAGGCCTGATGGAGGTCCTGCGCCCTTTCCTGGGCTCTTCCTGGGTCGTGTATGGGACCAACTACCGCAAAgccatcttcatcttcatcag CAACACTGGTGGTGAGCAGATCAACCAGGTGGCCCTGGAGGCGTGGCGCAGCCGCCGGGAGCGGGAGGAGATTGgcctgcaggagctggagcccgTCATCGCCCGCGCCGTGCTGGACAACCCGCACC ACGGCTTCTGGCGCTCGGGCATCGTGGAGGAGCGCCTCCTGGACGCGCTGGTGCCCTTCCTCCCGCTGCAGCGGCACCACGTCCGGCACTGTGTGCTCAACGAGCTGGCCCAGCTTGGCCTGGAGCCCAGGGACGAGGTCGTGCAGGCGGTGCTGGACGCCACCACCTTCTTCCCCGAGGACGAGCAGCTGTTTTCCTCCAACGGCTGCAAGACCGTGGCCTCCCGCATCGCCTTCTTCCTGTGA
- the TOR2A gene encoding prosalusin isoform X2, protein MDKLPPGLMEVLRPFLGSSWVVYGTNYRKAIFIFISNTGGEQINQVALEAWRSRREREEIGLQELEPVIARAVLDNPHHGFWRSGIVEERLLDALVPFLPLQRHHVRHCVLNELAQLGLEPRDEVVQAVLDATTFFPEDEQLFSSNGCKTVASRIAFFL, encoded by the exons ATGGACAAGCTGCCCCCAGGCCTGATGGAGGTCCTGCGCCCTTTCCTGGGCTCTTCCTGGGTCGTGTATGGGACCAACTACCGCAAAgccatcttcatcttcatcag CAACACTGGTGGTGAGCAGATCAACCAGGTGGCCCTGGAGGCGTGGCGCAGCCGCCGGGAGCGGGAGGAGATTGgcctgcaggagctggagcccgTCATCGCCCGCGCCGTGCTGGACAACCCGCACC ACGGCTTCTGGCGCTCGGGCATCGTGGAGGAGCGCCTCCTGGACGCGCTGGTGCCCTTCCTCCCGCTGCAGCGGCACCACGTCCGGCACTGTGTGCTCAACGAGCTGGCCCAGCTTGGCCTGGAGCCCAGGGACGAGGTCGTGCAGGCGGTGCTGGACGCCACCACCTTCTTCCCCGAGGACGAGCAGCTGTTTTCCTCCAACGGCTGCAAGACCGTGGCCTCCCGCATCGCCTTCTTCCTGTGA